A single genomic interval of Nostoc commune NIES-4072 harbors:
- a CDS encoding pentapeptide repeat-containing protein yields MKADQLLKNYAAGVRDFTGINLSEANLREANLSGIILDKAILDGANLSHANLAQASLIEADLNGANLSNADLSGSNLSGAILDGAILDEAILDGANLSQADLTVAKLIDTNLSEADLQEASLIAANLDGANLSGADLTVADLSQANLTQADLNQTNLSGANLDGANIEGTILDENV; encoded by the coding sequence ATGAAAGCAGATCAACTCCTGAAAAACTATGCCGCAGGTGTCAGAGACTTTACTGGTATCAACTTGAGCGAGGCAAACTTAAGGGAAGCCAATCTCAGTGGCATAATTTTGGATAAAGCAATTTTAGATGGAGCTAATCTAAGTCACGCTAATTTAGCCCAAGCCAGTTTGATTGAGGCAGACTTAAATGGAGCAAATTTGAGCAATGCTGACCTCAGTGGTAGCAACTTAAGCGGAGCTATCTTGGATGGAGCTATTTTGGATGAAGCTATTTTGGATGGAGCTAATTTGAGTCAGGCTGATTTGACGGTTGCGAAACTGATTGACACTAACTTGAGTGAAGCGGATTTGCAGGAAGCTAGTTTGATAGCGGCGAATTTAGATGGAGCCAATTTGAGCGGTGCAGACTTAACTGTAGCCGACTTATCCCAGGCAAATCTCACTCAAGCAGATTTAAACCAGACAAATTTAAGCGGAGCAAATTTGGATGGAGCCAATATAGAAGGAACAATCTTGGATGAGAATGTGTGA